A segment of the Bacteriovorax sp. PP10 genome:
AGAGTTCATCCGATTTATATTCTCCCGACTCTAGATGGTTTAAAAGTTGTTGGACTCAACCTGATTTTATTAATCATGGGATTAGTTTATGCCAACAACTACGTTCTCTTATTTAACTTCATTCTCTTTTGTCTTTTTCTTGGTTCAATGTTTTACACTCATTTTAACTTAAGTGGTCTGACTCTTAACTCTGCTCAATTTCCACCTCTTTTTGTAAATGAGAATGGTGTTCTCAATCTGAATTTTACTTCGACAAACGCTCAAGGCCATTATTTTATTCGTCCATCCTTTAAAAGCTCACGAATTAAAATCAATGAACCTCAAACGACATTTCCCATTTCTTCAAAAGAAAGCACGACGGTGAAAATTTCTGTCCAGGGCCTAAAACGTGGACAAGAAAACATTCAAACAATCTACATCGAGACATTATTTCCCTTTAACTTCTTTCGCTGTTTCACTTTTTTTAGAATTGATCAGAATTGCTTAATTTATCCAGAGCGCTCAGACCTAAGACTCCATGATGAAGTCGAACTCATCGAAGAAAGTAGAGAAGAAGGTGACGATTTTATCATCCGTGAGTATCAAGTAGGAGATTCATTAAAAAGAATCGATTGGAAAAAACTGGCCCAGACAAATCGTTGGTACACTCGCCAGTTTCAAAGTGCTAAACCTAATCCAATTCTTCTCGTTTTAGATAAGACTCCTTTAGAAGAAACTTTAAAGTCGATTTGTTTTTCAATGCATATACTTCATCAGCAAAATATCAAATACGGATTAAAGTTAGAACAAAAGATCCTAATCTCCCCTGAAAATTCTCCTCGCCATTTAAATGATTGTTTAAGAGAGCTTGCCCGCTATGAAACTTAAACTCATTACCGCATTCATTATTGCAATCAACGTCTTGTTATTAATTCAAGACATCCCTCCCAATATAATAATCCTGACAGTGGCAAGCCTTGCACTTTCTTTTATTGTGGCCGGTAAAAAACTTCGGACCTTTTTCAAAGTCGCTTTTTTAGTTGGAAGTATTGTTTTACTTCGCTACCACTTTAAAACACTTTTAGTTACTGAGTGTGGAGTGTCTTTT
Coding sequences within it:
- a CDS encoding DUF58 domain-containing protein; its protein translation is MVNWFKNYFYQRASNSKRVHPIYILPTLDGLKVVGLNLILLIMGLVYANNYVLLFNFILFCLFLGSMFYTHFNLSGLTLNSAQFPPLFVNENGVLNLNFTSTNAQGHYFIRPSFKSSRIKINEPQTTFPISSKESTTVKISVQGLKRGQENIQTIYIETLFPFNFFRCFTFFRIDQNCLIYPERSDLRLHDEVELIEESREEGDDFIIREYQVGDSLKRIDWKKLAQTNRWYTRQFQSAKPNPILLVLDKTPLEETLKSICFSMHILHQQNIKYGLKLEQKILISPENSPRHLNDCLRELARYET